TGACCAGGCGGATGACCTGCAGCAGATGCTTCAGCGCTTCACGCTGGTATCAGACGGCCGCCGAAATCTTTGTCTCGTCTCCGGAAACGGATAAAATAAACCTTCCAATCACTGGACGTTATTTTTGAAAAAGTTCCAATCATTGGAACTTATTTTCATAAAAGTTCCAATCATTGGAACTTTTTAAAAACCATTATTTTGGGTGAATTTAATGAAAAAAAAGATTCATTTTGACAGCGTCGGAGGTGCTTCCGGCAATATGATTCTCGGCGCATTGGTCGCGCTGGGTGCGGATCAGCATGTGATTGCTCGTGCGCTGGCAGAGATGATTCCGGAATCCTTTTCGCTCTGCGTCGAACCCATGCGCGATCGAGGGCTGACCGGTTCACTGCTGCAGGTTGTACTCAAAAAATCGCATTCCCATGATCACCATTCCCATGGGCACCACAGCTCACACCACCATCACCATGCGCCGCATCGCTCTTATAAAGACATTGCCGCCATGATTGATGCGGCGACGCATTTGAATGATCGCGTGAAATCTCTCTCGCAGGATGCGTTTCTCCGTATTGCCAAGGCCGAAGCGGCGATTCATGGCTCAACCGTCGACGATATTCATTTCCATGAAGTCGGTGCCACCGATTCCATCATTGATATTGTGGGTGCCTGTTTTGCACTGGATATGCTGGGCATCGATACTGTTTCAGTGGGCTCGCTTCCGCTGGGATCCGGCGTTATTCATTGTCAACATGGCACCTATCCCTGTCCCGCACCGGCCACGCTGCGCCTGCTGGAAAATTGGCCCGTTGTACAAACCGACGAGCCCCATGAACTTGTTACGCCCACAGGTGCGGCACTTCTCATGTCCTGGGCTCAGATGCTGCCAGCCGAAAAGGGGGCTGCCAGCATTCGCAAGTCGGTGTATGCCTATGGTTCCCGCAATCTGGATCACCGGCCCAATGTGCTGCGAGCTGTTTTTTCGGAATACGATGATGCGGCATCCGGCATGAATCAATGCATTGAACTGTCCTGCAATCTCGATGATCTCACGCCCGAAGT
Above is a window of Spartobacteria bacterium DNA encoding:
- the larC gene encoding nickel pincer cofactor biosynthesis protein LarC, which encodes MKKKIHFDSVGGASGNMILGALVALGADQHVIARALAEMIPESFSLCVEPMRDRGLTGSLLQVVLKKSHSHDHHSHGHHSSHHHHHAPHRSYKDIAAMIDAATHLNDRVKSLSQDAFLRIAKAEAAIHGSTVDDIHFHEVGATDSIIDIVGACFALDMLGIDTVSVGSLPLGSGVIHCQHGTYPCPAPATLRLLENWPVVQTDEPHELVTPTGAALLMSWAQMLPAEKGAASIRKSVYAYGSRNLDHRPNVLRAVFSEYDDAASGMNQCIELSCNLDDLTPEVLAAACDHLRVAGALDVTVSSILMKKNRSGFLLSVLCSEDKEELLTDIMFNETGTLGLRRRAVERLILLRSQEIVKTTYGDVRVKVGHWKGCRTVWAPEADDCEALAIEHDVPMQVIYQQALVQKPMA